GGCCTTCTGGATTGAGCGACAGACTCCCACAAACACAAGCTCCGGGAAACCCTGAAAACAGGAAGAGCGGACCCGCTTCCGACACACCTTCGGAAACAGACCCGCTCTTCCCGCAGAACAACAGAGAATCAGAAAGAAAGCAAAATTATCTGGAAGAACTCTCCTGGACCATCCCGGCTTCGCATGTCGCCAGATTCGACACGGGAGAGCAGGAGGGAGCGGAGCCCCAAACAGAGGTCCCTCCATCCCGGGAAACGGGAAGGGGAGGTTTCGACAACTCCATCTGTCCCATATCCCGATGATTTCCCGCCCATCCGAGAACACCTGTAAAAGGAAAGACAATCGCGACGAACAAGGATACACCCACCATGACTTGCCTGAGAGACATGCCGCCCGACTCACTCCGCCTCACATACATGTTCAATCCCCTTTCCCCTCCGTCCCGGAATCCTTTCCGGTCCGAATCGCTGCCCCACATTCTCCTGAAAACCCCCGACCCTTCCCTCTTTTTCGGATCGTTCACACAATCTCATCATCCTTCCGTTTCCGGGGGGATGAATCCGGTAAAAAAAGAATACACCTTTTATTTTTTAAATCAACAATTTTTTAATTAATAAAAATTATAATTTAACTTATTTACCAAAAATAAAACAAAAAAATATAATATTATTTCATTAATTAACTTATGCTTAAATATTAAAACGAAATACTTTTTCCAGAAAAAACAAAAATAAAAAAATTTCTACCCATTCCATTTTTTCTTTAAAAAAGACTATTCCACTTCATTCCACCCGCGGAATTCAGGCGCACCCGGGACAGACAAACCAGGAAAACTGCCATCGGATGACCATTTGGACTTTCCTGAGCCTTCACCTTCCTTCGTTGGCCGGTTTCCCAGCCTGCCTGTCGCCCAAGATATCGACATATTCTGAAATTTTTTTGGTAAACTGTATTTATAGAAAACCAAATTGAACTTGCTTTTAAAGAATGAGTGCGCATTGCGACCTCCGGTCTTTCGAGGCTGGAAGGTCTCCTCTCCCGGACAGCTCCTGTTGAGCTCCCGGGAACCGTCCTCCAATAACCCGGAAAGACAGAATGACCGACAGCGATCCCCTGAAAGACATCCATCGTCTTCTTCGTCAGTCCGACAGCCTCCTGATCACCGCCGGGGCAGGGATGGGGATTGATTCTGGACTTCCGGATTTTCGTGGAACCCATGGATTCTGGAGAGCTTACCCGGCACTGGGAGAAGCCGGGCTGTCCTTTGAAGAAATGGCGAATCCCCGGGCTTTTCGAGCCAATATCCGACAAGCCTGGGGATTTTATGGTCACCGTCTGAACCTCTATCGGCGCACCGATCCCCACCAGGGCTTTCAGGACCTTCTGGATCTTGGAAAACAGTTTCCGGGAGGTTTTTTCGTTTTTACAAGCAATGTGGACGGACAATTTCAAAAGGCGGGCTTTCCGGACGACCGTATCGTCGAATGCCATGGATCCATTCATTTCCTGCAATGTCTGAACGCCTGCCGTTCCGAAGTCTGGAAGGCCGACAGCTTAACGCCAAGCATTGATGAGTCCTCCTGTCGTCTTCTCTCTGCTCCTCCCTCCTGCGTCTATTGCGTCCGTCCCGCGAGACCGAATGTCTTGATGTTTGGAGACGGGGAATGGGTCGGACAAAGAACCCGTCAGCAAATGCTTGCCTTTCGACAGTGGTTCCGGTCCGTTTCCCGACCGGTTGTCCTGGAAATCGGCGCCGGTGAGTCCGTACCGACAGTCCGGCATTTTGGTGAATCGCTCGGGTGCCCTCTTGTCCGCATCAATCCACGGGAATGGGAGGTCCCGCAAGACAGCAATAAGGTAGGATGGGCGATCGGCGCAAAAGAGGGACTGGGAATTCTCGCGAATACCTATGGGCGAAAAAATCGCTTGCAATAATATGGGAGTCTCTAACGTGCCCCGCCTGATTCTGCTGCCGGAGAAAAGACGGGGGACAGAATCGGTTTCTGTCCCCTGTCACTCAGGATACGCGGGAATGCGTTCCGTCGCAGAAGGGCTTTTTTGAAGACTGCTTGCAGGTGCACCAGGCCACTTTCCGGTCGGATTCGATCTTGACCTCAAGCGGAGCCTTTCCGGTGTGTTTCCGGCTATGAGAGCCGTCGCAAAATGGTTGGCCCTGGGATTCCCCACAGGAGCACCAGTAATATGTACCCGCTTTTTCGTCCCGGACAATCGGGGAAAAACGACCCATCGCTCCTCCTTCTTTGTTCTCGTTCTCTTCCTGCCCAATTCGTCTGGTGGTTCATCAATGCACGGACGGTTCGCGTTTTTCGGCTTTCTCCAGAACCGTCAGGCCCTGTCGAGGTATCGGGCAATCACCCCGTCCAGAGACCATTTTCCGCCCCCGCCCACCAGCAGGGACGCGGCCATCGCAATGACCAGCAGGTGGTACTCGAAACCTTCTCCCGCCTGCTTTCCAAACCAGTTCATGAAAAATCCGTTCTGCCAGTGCACCAGATCAATCGCACCCAGCATGATCAGGATATAGCCTGTCGCGACAAAACGGGTCATGAATCCCATCAGCATGGCAACGCTTCCCAGCGATTCACCCAAAATGACAAGCACTGTCAAAAAAACCGGGATGTGAAGGGAATGGGAAAAGAACCCGATCGTCGGTCCCCAGCCAAATCCTCCAAACCACCCCAGAAGTTTCTGGAATCCATGAGGCAACAAGACCGCACCAACTCCGATGCGAATGATTGTGAGCGACAAGAAGTCGTTCGTGGAAAAAAATGCCTTCATCGGCACATCCCCTTCTTTTTGCCTGCCCCTACGCGACAGGGGAACCCGGTTCTTCCTGAAAACTGTCCCGCACTTTCAACAACAACTCTTTCAGCGTCTTCATTTCTGCACCTGTTAATGCTCTCTGGAAAAAAGGTTTCAGATAATCCATGTGTTCCGGAAAGACTTTTCTGAACAGCGCCTCACCCTTGTTCGTCAACCGGATAATCCGGATGCGCCGATCGGAAGGCGAAGTGGTCCCGTAGATCAATCCTTTCCTCTCCAGCCTGTCCAGAACCCCGGTTAACGTTCCTTTCGTCACCAGTGTTTTCTCGGACAGCTCCCGGCAGCACATGCCGTCGGTATCCCCCAGGGTGGCAATGACATCGAACTGACCTCCGGTCAATCCCATTTTTTCCGCATGGCGGTCCGACTCCCGGATAAAGGAAAGATAGGCTTCCGCCAGAGGTCTCAGGAGCATCCGGAAGGGTTCTTCTTCCAGATTGACCGGGTCTCTCCTGTCCTCCATACTGATCCCTCC
The sequence above is drawn from the Leptospirillum ferriphilum ML-04 genome and encodes:
- a CDS encoding SIR2 family NAD-dependent protein deacylase → MTDSDPLKDIHRLLRQSDSLLITAGAGMGIDSGLPDFRGTHGFWRAYPALGEAGLSFEEMANPRAFRANIRQAWGFYGHRLNLYRRTDPHQGFQDLLDLGKQFPGGFFVFTSNVDGQFQKAGFPDDRIVECHGSIHFLQCLNACRSEVWKADSLTPSIDESSCRLLSAPPSCVYCVRPARPNVLMFGDGEWVGQRTRQQMLAFRQWFRSVSRPVVLEIGAGESVPTVRHFGESLGCPLVRINPREWEVPQDSNKVGWAIGAKEGLGILANTYGRKNRLQ
- a CDS encoding MarR family winged helix-turn-helix transcriptional regulator; this encodes MEDRRDPVNLEEEPFRMLLRPLAEAYLSFIRESDRHAEKMGLTGGQFDVIATLGDTDGMCCRELSEKTLVTKGTLTGVLDRLERKGLIYGTTSPSDRRIRIIRLTNKGEALFRKVFPEHMDYLKPFFQRALTGAEMKTLKELLLKVRDSFQEEPGSPVA
- a CDS encoding DoxX family protein, whose translation is MKAFFSTNDFLSLTIIRIGVGAVLLPHGFQKLLGWFGGFGWGPTIGFFSHSLHIPVFLTVLVILGESLGSVAMLMGFMTRFVATGYILIMLGAIDLVHWQNGFFMNWFGKQAGEGFEYHLLVIAMAASLLVGGGGKWSLDGVIARYLDRA
- a CDS encoding CDGSH iron-sulfur domain-containing protein encodes the protein MGRFSPIVRDEKAGTYYWCSCGESQGQPFCDGSHSRKHTGKAPLEVKIESDRKVAWCTCKQSSKKPFCDGTHSRVS